A stretch of Dyella sp. BiH032 DNA encodes these proteins:
- a CDS encoding efflux RND transporter permease subunit, translating to MARFFIDRPIFAWVIAIIVMLAGALSMLRLPVSQYPVIAPPQVTINASYPGASAQAAEDSVTQIIEQNMKGLDGLIYMSATSDSDGQVQVTLTFENGTNPDIAQVQVQNKLQLATPLLPQIVQQQGINVVKSNSGFLMVVGFVSEDGRLDGDDISDFVTAQLVDPLSRVAGVGNIEVFGSKYAMRVWLDPNKLDTYKLTPTEVVAALRAQNQQVAVGQIGGNPAVKGQQINASVIAQQRLQTPEQFRNIVIRSNTDGSVLTLGDVARVELGLQDYGFTSKYNGKSATGIAISLTSGANALATAERVKAALKQMEPSFPRGVKSVIAFDTTPFVRVSIEGVIKTLLEAIVLVFLVMYLFLQNFRATLIPTIAVPVVLLGTFGVLGAMGYSINMLTMFAMVLAIGLLVDDAIVVVENVERVMSEEGLSPLEATRKSMSQITGALVGIALVLSAVFVPMAFLSGSTGVIYRQFSVTIVSSMALSVMVAIVLTPALCATLLKPIAKGHHASDRGFFGWFNRRFDQGTRKYQGIVGGIIARGRRFLLVFLAMSAAMVVVFLRLPTSFLPMEDQGFVFAMVQGPVGATTERTSHVMDRVEKQFLDDPAVESLFSVQGFSFAGGGQNAAMAFVQLKDWSVRHASDLSLDAVTGRAMGAFSQYKDAMVFAFAPPAVPELGNSAGFDFYLKDNAGLGHEALVKARNQFLQAAGQSKLLANVRANGQDDTPQFRIDVDYKKAAAQGLSIGELNDTLTMAWGGQYIDDFMDRGRVKRVFVQADAPFRMAPEDFEKWSVRNAAGAMVPFRAFASTRWDFGSPRLERYNGVSAMQINGEAAPGVSSGDAMAEVEKLVAQLPAGIGLEWTGQSYQEREAGAQAPMLYILSVLVVFLCLAALYESWSIPTAVLMVAPLGILGTVLAAYFRGLDRDVYFQVAMLTTVGLSSKNAILIVEFAKENIEKGMAVLDATLLAVRMRLRPILMTSLAFGLGVLPLALASGAGSGAQRAIGTGVLGGMVAGTALGLFFVPLFFVVVRRWFGKRKAVGERMPAVGEATHE from the coding sequence ATGGCAAGGTTCTTCATCGATCGTCCCATCTTCGCGTGGGTGATCGCCATCATCGTGATGCTGGCCGGCGCGCTGTCCATGCTGCGCCTGCCGGTGTCGCAATACCCGGTGATCGCGCCGCCGCAGGTAACGATCAACGCCAGCTACCCCGGCGCTTCCGCGCAGGCGGCGGAAGACTCGGTGACGCAGATCATCGAGCAGAACATGAAAGGCCTGGATGGCCTGATCTACATGTCCGCCACCAGCGACTCGGATGGCCAGGTGCAGGTGACGCTCACCTTCGAAAACGGCACCAACCCCGACATCGCCCAGGTGCAGGTGCAGAACAAGCTGCAGCTGGCCACGCCGCTGCTGCCGCAGATCGTGCAGCAGCAGGGCATCAACGTGGTCAAGTCCAACTCGGGCTTCCTGATGGTGGTGGGCTTCGTCTCCGAAGATGGCCGCCTGGATGGCGATGACATCTCCGACTTCGTCACCGCGCAACTGGTCGACCCGCTCAGCCGCGTGGCGGGCGTGGGCAATATCGAAGTGTTCGGTTCCAAGTACGCCATGCGCGTGTGGCTGGATCCGAACAAGCTCGATACCTACAAGCTGACGCCAACCGAAGTGGTGGCGGCGCTGCGTGCGCAGAACCAGCAGGTGGCGGTCGGCCAGATCGGCGGCAACCCGGCGGTGAAGGGCCAGCAGATCAATGCCTCGGTGATCGCGCAGCAACGCCTGCAGACGCCGGAGCAGTTCCGCAACATCGTGATCCGCAGCAACACCGACGGTTCGGTGCTGACGCTGGGCGACGTGGCGCGCGTCGAGTTGGGCCTGCAGGACTACGGCTTCACCAGCAAGTACAACGGCAAGTCGGCCACCGGCATCGCCATCTCGCTGACCTCCGGCGCGAACGCACTCGCCACGGCCGAGCGCGTCAAGGCGGCGCTCAAGCAGATGGAGCCGTCGTTTCCGCGCGGCGTGAAGTCGGTGATCGCGTTCGACACCACGCCGTTCGTGAGGGTGTCGATCGAGGGCGTGATCAAGACGCTGCTCGAAGCGATCGTGCTGGTGTTCCTGGTGATGTACCTGTTCCTGCAGAATTTCCGCGCCACGCTGATCCCGACGATCGCGGTGCCGGTGGTGCTGCTTGGCACGTTCGGCGTACTCGGGGCGATGGGCTACTCGATCAACATGCTGACCATGTTCGCCATGGTGCTGGCGATCGGCTTGCTGGTGGACGATGCCATCGTGGTGGTGGAGAACGTCGAACGCGTGATGAGCGAAGAGGGCTTGTCGCCGCTGGAAGCCACGCGCAAGTCGATGTCGCAGATCACCGGCGCACTGGTGGGCATTGCGCTGGTGCTGTCGGCGGTATTCGTGCCGATGGCGTTCCTGAGCGGTTCCACGGGCGTGATCTACCGGCAATTCTCGGTGACCATCGTATCGTCGATGGCCTTGTCGGTGATGGTGGCGATCGTGCTGACGCCGGCGTTGTGCGCCACCTTGCTCAAGCCGATCGCCAAGGGTCATCACGCCTCCGATCGCGGCTTCTTCGGCTGGTTCAATCGTCGCTTCGACCAGGGCACGCGCAAGTACCAGGGCATCGTGGGCGGGATCATCGCGCGCGGCCGACGCTTCCTGCTCGTGTTCCTGGCGATGAGCGCGGCGATGGTGGTGGTGTTCCTGCGCCTGCCGACCTCGTTCCTGCCGATGGAAGACCAGGGCTTCGTGTTCGCCATGGTGCAGGGGCCCGTGGGCGCGACCACGGAGCGCACCAGCCATGTGATGGATCGCGTGGAGAAGCAGTTCCTGGACGATCCGGCGGTTGAGTCGCTGTTTTCCGTGCAGGGCTTCAGCTTCGCCGGCGGCGGCCAGAACGCGGCAATGGCCTTCGTGCAGCTGAAGGACTGGAGCGTGCGTCACGCCAGCGATCTCAGCCTGGACGCGGTCACCGGCCGCGCGATGGGCGCCTTCAGTCAGTACAAGGATGCGATGGTGTTCGCCTTTGCGCCGCCGGCGGTGCCGGAGCTGGGCAACTCGGCGGGCTTCGACTTCTACCTGAAGGACAACGCCGGCCTGGGCCACGAAGCGCTGGTCAAGGCGCGCAATCAGTTTCTGCAGGCGGCCGGTCAGAGCAAGCTGCTGGCCAATGTGCGTGCCAACGGCCAGGACGATACGCCTCAGTTCCGCATCGACGTGGATTACAAGAAGGCCGCGGCACAGGGGCTTTCCATCGGCGAACTCAACGACACGCTGACCATGGCCTGGGGCGGACAGTACATCGACGACTTCATGGACCGCGGACGCGTGAAGCGCGTGTTCGTGCAGGCCGACGCGCCGTTCCGCATGGCGCCAGAAGACTTCGAGAAGTGGTCGGTGCGCAATGCGGCCGGTGCGATGGTGCCGTTCCGTGCCTTCGCGAGCACGCGCTGGGATTTCGGTTCGCCGCGCCTGGAGCGCTACAACGGGGTCTCCGCCATGCAGATCAACGGCGAGGCGGCGCCGGGTGTGAGCTCGGGCGATGCCATGGCCGAGGTGGAGAAACTGGTGGCACAGCTGCCGGCCGGCATCGGCCTGGAATGGACCGGCCAGTCGTACCAGGAGCGCGAAGCCGGTGCCCAGGCGCCAATGCTCTACATATTGTCGGTGCTGGTGGTGTTCCTGTGCCTGGCGGCGCTGTACGAGAGCTGGTCGATTCCTACCGCCGTGCTGATGGTGGCGCCGTTGGGCATTCTCGGCACGGTGCTGGCGGCGTATTTCAGGGGACTGGATCGCGACGTGTATTTCCAGGTGGCGATGCTCACCACGGTGGGCTTGTCGAGCAAGAACGCGATCCTGATCGTGGAGTTCGCCAAGGAGAACATCGAGAAGGGCATGGCCGTGCTCGATGCCACCTTGCTGGCGGTGCGCATGCGCTTGCGCCCGATTCTGATGACGTCGCTGGCGTTCGGCCTGGGCGTGTTGCCGCTGGCGCTGGCCAGCGGCGCGGGTTCCGGCGCGCAGCGCGCGATCGGCACCGGCGTGCTGGGCGGCATGGTCGCCGGCACCGCGCTGGGACTGTTCTTCGTGCCGCTGTTCTTCGTGGTGGTGCGGCGTTGGTTCGGCAAGCGAAAGGCCGTGGGCGAGAGGATGCCGGCGGTGGGAGAGGCAACTCATGAGTAA
- the ltaE gene encoding low-specificity L-threonine aldolase translates to MDWVDLRSDTVTKPTRAMREAMLLAEVGDDVYGEDPTVNALQAKLAAELGFEAGLFVPTGTQSNLLALMSHCERGDEYLVGADAHTYKFEGGGAAVLGSIQPQPIPHDVDGTLPLEKLAAAIKPIDPHFARTKLLALENTWHGRALPLDYLHAAQKFARERGLGFHLDGARLFNAAVASGVHAREIAGLFDTVSVCLSKGLGAPVGSVLLGPGALIEKARRWRKVAGGGWRQAGMLAAAGMHALEHHVARLADDHARAATLAARLGDIRGVKLLGHHTNMVFVDVPADRLRELDAHLRERQVRISIGYLPTLRLVTHLDIDDEGVERTVDAMRTFFAR, encoded by the coding sequence GTGGATTGGGTCGACCTGCGCAGCGATACCGTGACCAAGCCCACCCGCGCGATGCGCGAGGCCATGCTGCTGGCCGAGGTGGGCGACGATGTCTACGGGGAAGACCCCACGGTCAATGCCTTGCAGGCGAAGCTGGCGGCGGAACTTGGCTTCGAGGCAGGGCTGTTCGTGCCCACCGGAACGCAGTCGAACCTGCTCGCGCTGATGTCGCATTGCGAGCGCGGCGACGAATACCTGGTGGGCGCGGATGCGCATACCTACAAGTTCGAGGGCGGCGGCGCGGCGGTGCTGGGTTCGATCCAGCCGCAGCCGATTCCGCACGATGTAGACGGCACCTTGCCGCTGGAGAAGCTGGCGGCGGCGATCAAGCCGATCGACCCGCATTTCGCGCGCACCAAGTTGCTGGCACTGGAAAACACCTGGCACGGACGTGCCCTGCCGCTCGATTACCTGCACGCCGCGCAGAAGTTCGCACGCGAACGCGGGCTGGGTTTCCACCTGGATGGTGCGCGCCTGTTCAACGCCGCCGTTGCGAGCGGCGTGCACGCGCGCGAGATCGCCGGCCTGTTCGATACGGTGTCGGTCTGCCTGTCGAAGGGGCTGGGTGCGCCGGTCGGCTCGGTGCTACTCGGCCCGGGCGCATTGATCGAAAAAGCGCGGCGCTGGCGCAAGGTGGCCGGCGGCGGCTGGCGCCAGGCGGGAATGCTTGCGGCGGCAGGCATGCATGCGCTGGAGCATCACGTGGCGCGATTGGCCGACGACCATGCGCGCGCCGCGACGCTGGCGGCGAGGCTCGGCGATATCCGCGGCGTCAAGTTGCTGGGCCATCACACCAACATGGTGTTCGTCGACGTGCCGGCGGACCGGTTGCGCGAACTCGATGCGCACCTGCGCGAGCGGCAGGTGCGCATCAGCATCGGCTACCTGCCGACGCTGCGCCTGGTGACGCATCTGGACATCGATGACGAGGGCGTCGAGCGCACGGTGGACGCCATGCGCACCTTCTTCGCGCGCTGA
- a CDS encoding helix-turn-helix domain-containing protein, giving the protein MTRAEKPDEAALSPRVREQRERILVAAQHCFVKYGFHAASMANIAEAAGMSAGLIYRYFPNKNAIVLAIIERQSEIELEDIRALSASMDPVEALMECFVEWSRPRPDMRIMNAALFLETSALATRDKQVAKAIHHADELACTEFVQWLEKPAEQGGIGMSSSISERRSLALMLLIEGLAVRAARDPKLDVQLLREALAEMVPRLMGE; this is encoded by the coding sequence ATGACCCGAGCAGAGAAACCCGACGAAGCAGCCCTCAGTCCGCGCGTGCGGGAGCAGCGCGAGCGCATCCTGGTCGCCGCGCAGCACTGCTTCGTCAAGTACGGTTTCCACGCCGCGAGCATGGCCAACATCGCCGAGGCGGCCGGCATGAGCGCCGGGCTGATCTATCGCTACTTTCCCAATAAGAACGCCATCGTGCTGGCCATCATCGAGCGCCAGAGCGAGATCGAGCTGGAGGACATCCGCGCGCTCAGCGCTTCGATGGATCCGGTCGAGGCGCTGATGGAGTGCTTCGTGGAATGGAGCCGGCCGAGGCCGGACATGCGCATCATGAACGCCGCGCTGTTCCTGGAGACCAGCGCCTTGGCCACCCGCGACAAGCAGGTGGCCAAGGCGATCCACCATGCCGACGAGCTGGCCTGTACCGAGTTCGTGCAGTGGCTGGAGAAGCCCGCGGAGCAGGGCGGCATCGGGATGTCGTCCTCGATCAGCGAGCGCCGCTCGCTGGCGCTGATGCTGCTGATCGAGGGCCTGGCCGTGCGGGCCGCGCGCGATCCGAAGCTGGACGTGCAGCTCCTGCGCGAAGCGTTGGCGGAGATGGTGCCGCGCCTGATGGGCGAGTAG
- a CDS encoding class I SAM-dependent methyltransferase, whose amino-acid sequence MHTHFAPAPRSDADLLAANRGFYEPLWAEARLVPPERFNTWPLVRELAAASPRRLEIAPGLRPRLPLQDTCFVDLSAAALRKLRLHGADAVHGMIGALPCADAQFDLVCAFDILEHVADDEAALAELARVAAPAATLLLSVPLHAAAWTPFDDFVGHCRRYEPDDIAMRLAGHGFRIERSAVYGMQPKSSRLLELGQWYLTHQRERAMWWYNRVFMPIAVRLQKPLQWRDGLGDTAGVDEILLVCRKI is encoded by the coding sequence ATGCACACCCACTTCGCGCCCGCGCCGCGCAGCGACGCCGACCTGCTCGCCGCCAACCGCGGCTTCTACGAACCGTTATGGGCCGAAGCGCGGCTGGTGCCGCCGGAACGCTTCAACACCTGGCCGCTGGTGCGCGAACTCGCCGCCGCTTCGCCGCGCCGGCTGGAGATCGCGCCGGGCCTGCGCCCCCGCCTCCCGCTGCAGGACACCTGTTTCGTCGACCTCAGTGCCGCCGCCCTGCGCAAGCTGCGCCTGCACGGTGCCGACGCGGTGCACGGCATGATCGGCGCCCTGCCCTGCGCGGACGCGCAGTTCGATCTGGTCTGCGCCTTCGACATCCTGGAGCACGTCGCCGACGACGAGGCCGCCCTGGCGGAATTGGCCCGCGTCGCCGCGCCGGCCGCGACGCTGCTGCTGTCCGTGCCGCTGCACGCCGCCGCGTGGACACCGTTCGACGACTTCGTCGGCCATTGCCGCCGCTACGAGCCGGATGACATCGCGATGCGACTGGCCGGCCACGGCTTCCGCATCGAGCGCAGCGCCGTCTATGGCATGCAGCCGAAATCCTCGCGCCTGCTGGAACTGGGCCAGTGGTATCTCACGCATCAGCGCGAGCGTGCGATGTGGTGGTACAACCGCGTCTTCATGCCGATCGCCGTGCGCCTGCAGAAGCCGCTGCAATGGCGTGACGGCCTGGGCGACACCGCCGGCGTGGACGAGATTCTGCTGGTCTGCCGAAAAATCTGA
- the phaZ gene encoding polyhydroxyalkanoate depolymerase translates to MLYQIHEWQRAILGPLSHYADASAKMLTDPSSPFAQVPGAQRLAAGYELMHRLGKEYEKPAFDIHKVESHGQEIAIVERTVLAKPFCELKRFKRFSDDPDTIERLKNEPSVLVVAPLSGHHATLLRDTVRTLLRDHKVYITDWVDARMVPASEGAFHLDDYVTYIEDFIRHIGAHRVHVVSVCQPTVPVLAAVSLMAARGETTPRSLTMMGGPIEPRSNPTGVNNLATTQPLSWFKGNVIHTVPPNYPGRGREVYPGFLQHAGFVAMNPGRHLSSHWDFYLNLLRGDLDDAEAHRKFYDEYNAVLDMPAEYYLDTIHTVFQQALLPRGLWDVHGERVTPSAITQSALLTVEGELDDISGLGQTEAAHTLCSGIPDERRAHKVIEGAGHYGIFSGRRWREVVYPQVRDFIKRFDKPVA, encoded by the coding sequence ATGCTCTATCAGATTCACGAATGGCAGCGCGCGATCCTCGGTCCGCTCAGCCACTACGCCGATGCCAGCGCGAAGATGCTGACCGATCCATCGAGCCCATTCGCCCAGGTACCCGGCGCGCAGCGCCTGGCCGCCGGCTACGAGCTCATGCACCGGCTGGGCAAGGAATACGAGAAGCCCGCCTTCGACATCCACAAGGTGGAGTCGCACGGGCAGGAGATCGCCATCGTCGAACGCACGGTACTGGCCAAGCCGTTCTGCGAACTGAAACGCTTCAAGCGCTTCAGCGACGATCCGGACACCATCGAGCGCCTGAAGAACGAACCCTCCGTACTGGTGGTGGCGCCGCTGTCGGGCCACCACGCCACGCTGTTGCGCGATACCGTCCGCACGCTGCTGCGCGACCACAAGGTGTACATCACCGACTGGGTCGACGCGCGCATGGTGCCGGCGAGCGAGGGCGCGTTCCACCTGGACGACTACGTCACATACATCGAGGACTTCATCCGCCACATCGGCGCGCATCGCGTGCACGTGGTCTCGGTCTGCCAGCCCACCGTGCCCGTGCTGGCTGCGGTGTCGCTGATGGCGGCGCGCGGCGAGACCACGCCGCGCAGCCTCACCATGATGGGCGGCCCGATCGAACCGCGCAGCAATCCCACCGGGGTGAACAACCTCGCCACCACGCAGCCGCTGAGCTGGTTCAAGGGCAACGTGATCCACACGGTGCCGCCGAACTACCCCGGCCGTGGCCGCGAGGTGTATCCGGGCTTCCTGCAGCACGCCGGCTTCGTGGCGATGAACCCCGGCCGCCACCTCAGCTCGCACTGGGACTTCTACCTCAACCTGCTGCGCGGCGACCTCGACGACGCCGAAGCGCACCGCAAGTTCTACGACGAGTACAACGCCGTGCTGGACATGCCGGCCGAGTACTACCTCGACACCATCCACACCGTATTCCAGCAGGCCCTGCTACCGCGCGGCCTGTGGGACGTGCACGGCGAACGCGTCACGCCCTCGGCCATCACGCAGAGCGCCCTGCTCACCGTAGAAGGCGAACTGGACGACATCTCCGGCCTGGGCCAGACCGAGGCCGCGCACACACTGTGCAGCGGCATCCCGGATGAGCGCCGCGCGCACAAGGTGATCGAGGGCGCCGGCCACTACGGCATCTTCAGCGGCCGCCGCTGGCGTGAAGTCGTGTATCCGCAGGTGCGCGACTTCATCAAGCGCTTCGATAAGCCCGTGGCCTGA
- a CDS encoding efflux RND transporter periplasmic adaptor subunit, translated as MVSKRMFLRRLAAGALAVSALFLAACKGQHGEQQAGGGPAEVTVVTLKPQPVTVTRELPGRTSAFLVAEVRPQVNGIVKQRLFEEGALVKAGQPLYQLDDAMYRAENSNAKATLAKAKASLYSAQLNAKRTSELARIDAVSKQDDEAATAAWRQAEADVAAGQAQVESTGVTLAFARIVSPISGRIGKSAVTPGALVTANQAEPMARVQQLDPIFVDVTQSSGELLALRKQIAAGTLKEADGTPVKILLEDGSTYAHQGKLQFADVSVDPTTGSFALRVIVPNPEHVLLPGMYVRAVLDKGTSPQALLVPQAGISRDPKGGATAMVVDKDGKAALREVQVSRTIGDKWLIESGLAAGDKVIVEGLQMIQPGMPVHASETGAPGAAAAGHAAAAH; from the coding sequence ATGGTTTCCAAACGTATGTTCTTGCGCCGGCTGGCGGCCGGTGCGCTGGCCGTTTCGGCGTTGTTCCTGGCCGCCTGCAAGGGCCAGCACGGTGAGCAGCAGGCAGGCGGTGGGCCGGCCGAGGTCACGGTGGTCACGCTCAAGCCGCAGCCGGTGACTGTCACGCGCGAATTGCCCGGCCGCACCAGTGCCTTCCTCGTCGCCGAGGTACGGCCGCAGGTGAACGGCATCGTCAAGCAGCGCCTGTTCGAGGAAGGCGCGCTGGTGAAGGCGGGGCAACCGCTGTACCAGTTGGACGACGCGATGTATCGCGCGGAAAACAGCAACGCCAAGGCGACGCTGGCCAAGGCCAAGGCCTCGCTGTATTCGGCGCAGCTCAACGCTAAGCGCACCAGCGAGCTGGCGCGCATCGACGCGGTCAGCAAGCAGGACGACGAGGCGGCGACGGCCGCATGGCGTCAAGCGGAGGCCGACGTGGCGGCGGGGCAGGCGCAGGTGGAAAGCACCGGCGTGACGCTCGCCTTCGCGCGCATTGTGTCGCCGATCAGCGGGCGCATCGGCAAGTCCGCGGTGACGCCGGGCGCGCTGGTCACGGCCAATCAGGCCGAGCCGATGGCGCGCGTGCAGCAGCTCGATCCGATCTTCGTGGACGTCACCCAATCCAGCGGCGAGTTGCTGGCGCTGCGCAAGCAGATCGCCGCCGGCACGCTGAAGGAAGCCGACGGCACGCCGGTGAAGATCCTGTTGGAAGACGGCAGCACGTATGCGCACCAGGGCAAGCTGCAGTTCGCCGATGTCAGCGTCGACCCCACGACCGGCAGCTTCGCGCTGCGCGTGATCGTGCCTAACCCCGAACACGTGCTGCTGCCCGGCATGTACGTGCGCGCGGTGCTCGACAAGGGCACTAGTCCGCAGGCGCTGCTGGTGCCGCAGGCGGGCATCTCGCGCGATCCCAAGGGCGGCGCCACCGCGATGGTGGTGGACAAGGACGGCAAGGCGGCGCTGCGCGAAGTGCAGGTGAGCCGAACGATCGGCGACAAGTGGCTGATCGAGAGCGGCCTGGCCGCCGGCGACAAGGTGATCGTGGAAGGCCTGCAGATGATCCAGCCCGGCATGCCGGTGCACGCCAGCGAGACCGGCGCGCCGGGCGCGGCGGCGGCAGGACATGCGGCTGCGGCCCACTGA
- a CDS encoding RDD family protein translates to MNTSTSAATFHAMPATLPRRLLALFYDLWAVIAIVATVGYVCQRATGGQLITTAGHVETVWWYQPLQGLVLSAYFLASWLRGGQTLGMRPWRLRLVRLDGGPVRFPQAVIRLLAGAAPLLMLGLAPLFGVAAAVWGTLLLWAIWFAWALGNPRRRALHDLLAGTEVRRIA, encoded by the coding sequence ATGAACACGAGCACCTCAGCCGCCACCTTCCATGCCATGCCCGCCACGCTGCCGCGTCGCCTGCTCGCGCTGTTCTACGACCTGTGGGCAGTGATCGCCATCGTCGCCACCGTCGGCTACGTCTGCCAGCGCGCCACCGGCGGGCAGCTGATCACCACCGCGGGACACGTCGAGACGGTGTGGTGGTATCAGCCGCTGCAGGGACTGGTGCTGTCGGCCTACTTCCTCGCATCGTGGCTGCGCGGCGGGCAGACGCTGGGCATGCGTCCCTGGCGGCTTCGCCTGGTCCGCCTCGATGGCGGCCCGGTGCGTTTCCCGCAGGCCGTCATCCGGCTGCTGGCCGGCGCCGCGCCCTTGCTGATGCTCGGGTTGGCACCGCTGTTCGGCGTGGCCGCCGCGGTATGGGGCACCTTGCTGCTATGGGCCATCTGGTTTGCCTGGGCGCTGGGCAATCCGCGCCGGCGAGCGCTGCACGACCTGCTCGCCGGTACCGAAGTGCGCCGCATCGCCTGA
- a CDS encoding efflux transporter outer membrane subunit, translating to MSKAILTACGAALALALGGCVNMAPKLPAAQPAIPVAWALPADSAGQGSAAEIGWRQFYTDARLVQLIELALQNNRDLRVAVLNVEKARSLYRVQRADRLPSVGVTAQQQRVGGSGGAQQVGPEYSVNLGVTDFELDLFGRVRSLSTGALERYLAQGEAGRSTQLSLIAEVANAWLTLAADQESLKVAKATRENQEASFKLTQQRHVLGGASSLDVSQAQTTVESARADMARYAGQVAQDTNALRLLIGGPFDEALLPAGLDDRVTMLGGLPAGLPSDVLLRRPDIRQAEHLLRAANADIGAARAAFFPSIRLTGSIGTASNELSGLFDGGTRVWSFTPQINLPIFQGGRLRAQLAGAKTDQQIALAQYEKAIQAGFREVADALALTGTLAEQRLAQESLVGAAARADELSRARYRAGKDSYLVALDAQRALYAAQQQLIATRLSEQTNRITLYKVLGGGWTERSP from the coding sequence ATGAGTAAGGCCATCCTGACTGCCTGCGGTGCGGCGCTCGCGCTTGCCTTGGGCGGGTGCGTGAACATGGCGCCGAAACTTCCGGCGGCGCAGCCGGCGATTCCCGTGGCCTGGGCGCTGCCGGCAGACAGCGCCGGGCAGGGCAGCGCCGCGGAGATCGGCTGGCGCCAGTTCTATACGGATGCACGGCTGGTCCAGCTGATCGAGCTTGCATTGCAAAACAACCGTGACCTGCGCGTGGCGGTGCTCAACGTGGAGAAGGCGCGTTCGCTGTATCGCGTGCAGCGCGCCGATCGGCTGCCGTCGGTGGGCGTCACCGCACAGCAGCAGCGCGTCGGCGGCAGTGGCGGCGCCCAGCAGGTGGGGCCGGAGTACAGCGTGAACCTGGGCGTCACCGACTTCGAGCTGGATCTGTTCGGGCGCGTGCGTTCGCTCAGCACCGGTGCACTGGAGCGTTATCTCGCCCAGGGCGAAGCCGGTCGCAGCACGCAGCTGAGCCTGATCGCCGAGGTGGCGAACGCGTGGCTGACGCTGGCGGCGGACCAGGAGTCGCTCAAGGTGGCCAAGGCCACGCGGGAGAACCAGGAGGCATCGTTCAAGCTCACCCAGCAACGCCATGTGCTGGGCGGCGCCTCCAGCCTCGACGTGAGCCAGGCGCAGACCACGGTGGAAAGCGCGCGTGCCGACATGGCGCGCTATGCGGGGCAGGTAGCGCAGGACACCAACGCGCTGCGCCTGCTGATCGGCGGGCCGTTCGATGAGGCGCTGCTGCCCGCGGGGCTGGACGATCGCGTGACCATGCTCGGCGGCCTGCCGGCGGGCTTGCCGTCGGACGTGCTGCTGCGCCGGCCGGATATCCGCCAGGCGGAGCATCTCCTGCGCGCGGCCAATGCCGACATTGGTGCGGCGCGTGCGGCGTTCTTCCCGTCCATCCGCCTCACCGGCAGCATCGGTACGGCAAGCAATGAGCTGTCCGGCCTGTTCGACGGCGGTACGCGCGTGTGGAGCTTCACGCCTCAGATCAACCTGCCGATCTTCCAGGGCGGTCGTCTGCGCGCGCAGCTGGCCGGTGCCAAGACCGACCAGCAGATCGCACTGGCGCAGTACGAGAAGGCGATCCAGGCGGGCTTCCGCGAAGTGGCGGATGCGCTGGCGCTCACCGGCACCCTCGCCGAGCAGCGCCTGGCGCAGGAGTCGCTGGTGGGCGCGGCGGCACGCGCGGACGAGCTCTCCCGGGCGCGCTACAGGGCCGGCAAGGACAGCTACCTGGTGGCGCTGGACGCGCAGCGTGCGCTGTACGCCGCGCAGCAGCAGCTGATCGCCACGCGGCTGTCCGAGCAGACCAACCGGATTACTTTGTATAAAGTGCTCGGAGGTGGTTGGACCGAACGTAGCCCATGA